Proteins encoded together in one Vitis vinifera cultivar Pinot Noir 40024 chromosome 4, ASM3070453v1 window:
- the LOC104879175 gene encoding uncharacterized protein LOC104879175 — MSRGGRRWFTVESKAFELVIDEVGGKLRGCIWERCKGISSWIRFGYASLSSLLVGVESCYRDRDDRSWSFAWEEEGRKYRMERRTNEAGRFILCSVRDLEAKRFCLIFPEGKRLSGGWNILAEKLREVGVAPFGGLKDPLSLEVLKKEKEKELDPRTYADVAKSKLGRLGDKVWLEVGRRVKPGRLEQLGRCLVGRWEKVENHPPELDYLKNWVVHAWLLKGKLDIVVMGGGLMLFEFELVSEVERVLARGKRKVLGSVLLMERWHTEVGCFSNGAFANEAWVRVVGLPLHLWNREVFKLIGDGCGGFIAMDNKTDSMAELQWARMLVKTVGRDTPSSVQIVDEMGCFSVQLWWESPSWFSQVVPAGSGLGKGAAMVEAETGSGSRDECRGGLLVKDGQPKEQGGVVEPPCGSSSRGATGFPSESAERGPGAEVTDGEDSLGIRSQGAGKLASLGGFKSGPAACDYGPVWEAQFRSGLGEACLKPAYEAAQMVGPDCEPRPITLKGWVMGCEDRPFFIKGSIVGYEGRADMGFEPELGGIEGIRAFPHAEVGEMEIRATMEASGGQDKEDGGVACFLGGDWRDSESLSVKARARMTEEALSAEASRYESITDVFGGDWVLFSSSPLSGCDRAMVVGGVMGTVVIDEGVGYQAPLRAVLTDGSLWETGIEGEKNMGIRSQESEDLEEKEDQGSSWDDSSLAKFSKTLGFTTDGVEGEILKLLLRLKTRRDQGKKKGISGMTRFDREVKKLEWSINYEGESRKKGSDRRNRDRALCFK, encoded by the coding sequence ATGTCtagaggaggaagaagatggTTTACTGTGGAGTCCAAAGCTTTTGAACTTGTGATTGATGAAGTTGGAGGCAAGCTGAGAGGATGCATTTGGGAGAGATGTAAAGGGATATCATCTTGGATCAGATTTGGATATGCAAGTCTCAGCAGTTTGTTGGTAGGAGTTGAATCCTGCTATAGAGATAGAGATGATAGAAGTTGGTCCTTCGCATGGGAGGAGGAGGGAAGGAAGTATAGAATGGAGCGTCGTACAAATGAGGCGGGAAGATTTATTCTCTGTTCTGTTCGTGATTTAGAGGCAAAAagattttgcttaatttttccAGAAGGGAAGAGGTTATCTGGAGGGTGGAATATCTTGGCTGAGAAGTTGAGAGAGGTTGGGGTAGCTCCCTTTGGAGGATTAAAGGACCCCCTTTCACTTGAGGTGctgaagaaggaaaaggaaaaggagctTGATCCAAGGACATATGCGGATGTAGCAAAATCGAAATTGGGTAGACTTGGGGATAAGGTCTGGTTGGAAGTGGGAAGGAGGGTGAAGCCTGGTAGATTAGAGCAGTTGGGTCGTTGCTTAGTGGGTAGatgggaaaaggtggagaacCATCCCCCTGAGTTGGATTATCTAAAAAACTGGGTTGTTCATGCTTGGCTCCTCAAAGGCAAGTTGGACATAGTTGTAATGGGAGGTGGGCTAATGCTCTTTGAGTTTGAATTGGTTAGTGAGGTCGAGCGTGTTCTTGCTAGAGGGAAGAGAAAGGTTCTAGGCAGTGTATTGTTGATGGAAAGATGGCACACGGAGGTGGGGTGTTTTAGCAATGGAGCCTTTGCTAACGAGGCATGGGTGAGAGTGGTAGGTCTTCCCCTTCACTTATGGAATCGAGAGGTGTTTAAGTTGATAGGAGATGGTTGTGGTGGGTTCATTGCTATGGACAACAAGACGGATTCAATGGCAGAGTTGCAATGGGCTAGAATGTTGGTGAAAACGGTGGGCAGGGACACACCTTCCTCCGTCCAGATTGTGGATGAGATGGGGTGCTTCTCAGTCCAACTGTGGTGGGAATCCCCATCTTGGTTCTCTCAGGTGGTGCCGGCGGGAAGTGGTCTCGGTAAAGGGGCCGCAATGGTTGAAGCAGAAACAGGGAGTGGGTCTCGTGATGAGTGCAGAGGAGGCTTGTTGGTGAAGGATGGACAGCCAAAGGAGCAGGGGGGAGTAGTTGAGCCGCCCTGTGGTAGCTCTTCAAGAGGGGCTACAGGCTTTCCATCTGAGTCGGCTGAAAGGGGGCCTGGAGCGGAGGTGACTGATGGAGAAGATAGCCTTGGGATTAGAAGCCAAGGTGCAGGGAAATTAGCAAGTTTGGGAGGCTTTAAATCCGGGCCAGCAGCTTGTGATTATGGGCCCGTTTGGGAGGCCCAATTCAGGAGCGGGCTTGGAGAGGCTTGTCTCAAGCCAGCCTATGAGGCTGCCCAGATGGTTGGGCCAGATTGTGAGCCGAGGCCCATCACGTTAAAAGGGTGGGTAATGGGCTGCGAGGACAGGCCTTTTTTCATAAAGGGCTCGATTGTGGGCTACGAGGGGAGGGCCGACATGGGTTTTGAGCCTGAGTTGGGGGGGATAGAAGGAATTAGGGCTTTTCCTCATGCCGAGGTCGGGGAGATGGAAATTAGGGCTACGATGGAAGCTTCGGGTGGTCAAGATAAAGAGGACGGGGGGGTCGCTTGCTTTCTCGGAGGAGATTGGAGGGATTCAGAGTCTCTCTCGGTGAAAGCGAGAGCGCGAATGACTGAAGAAGCTCTGTCAGCTGAGGCATCTAGGTACGAGTCCATTACCGATGTCTTTGGGGGGGATTGGGtccttttctcttcttctcctctCTCTGGGTGCGATCGGGCTATGGTGGTGGGGGGTGTTATGGGAACGGTAGTCATTGATGAAGGTGTTGGGTATCAAGCTCCGCTGCGTGCCGTGCTGACTGACGGTAGTCTGTGGGAGACGGGTATAGAGGGGGAAAAGAATATGGGTATCAGGTCGCAGGAGAGCGAGGATCTGGAGGAAAAAGAAGATCAGGGCAGCAGTTGGGATGACAGTAGCTTGGCTAAGTTTAGTAAGACTTTGGGGTTCACGACAGATGGTGTTGAAGGGGAAATTCTTAAATTACTGTTAAGGTTGAAAACCAGAAGGGATCAAGGCAAGAAGAAAGGAATTTCAGGAATGACTAGGTTTGATAGGGAAGTGAAAAAACTGGAATGGTCGATTAATTATGAAGGAGAAAGCAGGAAGAAAGGTTCGGATAGAAGAAACAGGGATAGAGCTCTATGTTTTAAATga